In Halobacillus amylolyticus, the following proteins share a genomic window:
- a CDS encoding ABC transporter ATP-binding protein: MIEVTNMTGGYETKPIVDHVDFQVNRGEFFGVVGPNGSGKTTLFKLMSGILPLWEGEVVIDRKPLEHYPRKQLARKVATLPQVQQSFFSYNVYETVMMGRYAYQSGFFKQPTERDKEVAEQVLEQTGLTDMYSLPLDHLSGGERQRVYLAQALVQEPDILLLDEPTNYLDFSYQKQLLDELKQLSLTNHLTVVSIFHDLNIASLYCDRLLLIDQGQITQIGKPEEVMQKPLLERVYHSSIDVHANPTLSSPQMNLLPDYFLDKTRTAIKPELVEATEEKVLVRTPSCLKPFHQL, translated from the coding sequence ATGATTGAAGTAACCAATATGACGGGTGGATATGAAACTAAGCCCATTGTTGATCATGTCGATTTTCAAGTCAATCGTGGTGAGTTCTTTGGTGTGGTTGGTCCTAACGGAAGTGGAAAAACAACCTTATTTAAGTTGATGAGTGGGATTCTTCCTCTATGGGAAGGGGAGGTGGTTATTGATCGGAAGCCCCTTGAACATTACCCTCGTAAACAACTTGCTCGCAAGGTTGCGACATTGCCCCAGGTTCAGCAGAGCTTTTTTTCCTACAATGTCTATGAAACCGTGATGATGGGACGTTATGCATACCAATCGGGCTTTTTTAAGCAGCCGACCGAGCGGGATAAAGAAGTGGCTGAACAGGTATTAGAGCAAACGGGGCTGACAGATATGTATTCTCTCCCTCTCGACCACTTGAGTGGAGGAGAAAGGCAGCGTGTATATCTGGCCCAAGCCCTTGTTCAGGAACCGGATATTTTGCTGCTTGATGAGCCAACGAATTACCTTGATTTTAGTTATCAAAAACAGCTCCTTGATGAACTGAAACAGTTATCGCTGACAAATCATTTAACGGTGGTGTCGATTTTTCACGACTTAAATATAGCTAGCCTGTATTGTGATCGACTGTTACTGATCGACCAAGGGCAGATCACTCAGATAGGCAAGCCGGAAGAAGTGATGCAAAAGCCCTTACTTGAACGAGTCTATCATTCTTCTATCGATGTTCATGCTAATCCTACGTTATCAAGCCCTCAGATGAACTTGCTGCCGGATTATTTTTTAGACAAAACAAGGACTGCTATCAAACCTGAGCTTGTGGAAGCCACAGAGGAGAAGGTTTTAGTAAGAACCCCCAGCTGCTTAAAACCTTTTCATCAGCTGTGA
- a CDS encoding alpha/beta fold hydrolase, which yields MGYYITVEHNVNIYIEDYGPEDGQPILFIHGWPLNHRVFEYQYDQLPKAGYRCIGVDLRGFGKSDNPWTGYSYDRLADDIRSVIDTLKLEHVTLTGHSMGGAIAIRYMARHAGHKIFKLALIAAAAPIFTQRQGYPYGLTTITKERVNELIKATYTDRPEMLHNFGKMFFYQNITESFKEWFQGLGLTASGNATAKTAVSLRDEELWQDMSKIHVPTGIFHGVHDEICPFTLAEALQAGIKGSELVPFMYSGHGLFYCEMEKFNHELAGFIG from the coding sequence ATGGGATATTACATTACTGTTGAACATAATGTGAATATTTATATAGAGGACTACGGCCCAGAAGACGGCCAGCCAATCTTATTCATACACGGATGGCCCCTCAACCATCGAGTATTTGAGTATCAGTACGACCAACTTCCAAAAGCAGGTTATCGCTGCATAGGTGTTGATTTACGCGGATTCGGCAAATCGGATAATCCTTGGACTGGATATTCTTATGATCGTCTAGCAGATGATATTCGTTCGGTTATTGACACATTAAAGCTTGAACATGTCACCCTTACCGGGCACTCTATGGGCGGAGCTATTGCCATTCGATATATGGCTCGTCATGCGGGGCATAAGATTTTTAAACTTGCCCTTATCGCAGCAGCAGCACCCATCTTTACCCAACGTCAAGGTTACCCTTATGGACTAACCACTATTACAAAGGAAAGAGTAAATGAATTAATTAAGGCTACCTATACTGATCGCCCCGAAATGCTGCATAACTTTGGGAAAATGTTTTTCTATCAAAATATAACAGAAAGCTTCAAAGAATGGTTTCAGGGATTAGGACTCACGGCATCTGGAAATGCAACAGCGAAGACTGCGGTTTCCCTCCGTGATGAAGAGTTATGGCAAGATATGTCCAAGATTCATGTACCTACTGGCATTTTCCATGGTGTACATGATGAGATTTGCCCCTTCACACTTGCCGAAGCGCTGCAAGCAGGGATCAAGGGGTCAGAACTCGTTCCTTTTATGTATAGTGGTCATGGATTATTCTATTGTGAGATGGAAAAATTTAATCATGAACTGGCCGGCTTTATTGGGTAA
- the cobD gene encoding threonine-phosphate decarboxylase CobD, protein MKWPSHGANPQYLTDPLQLPEVTYDFSVNVNPLGPPPWLGEKWGDLFELITIYPDPHVEDLRHTIALQEGISEKQILVGNGASELLTLLGQEFAGKRLLIVEPTFVEYRMIAEMNGCIVESIFLTESEGWQLPLERLKSKLTGVDLVMVCNPNNPTGVAYKQSKLVELLNELEKREVSLLIDEAFYDFVQNEPSLIQQINKSSHLIILRSLTKMYSIPGLRVGYLAGSEAMVQKLASYQPTWSVNALAQHIAKGCIKDHSFRQQTRDLIQAERERIFPRLQELAFTVSKSDVNYYLLGGYPSLSDTLLPFLLKNRLAVRHTNNFPGLDGKFVRVAVRTQKDNDYLLELLKRWVQT, encoded by the coding sequence TTGAAGTGGCCGTCACATGGGGCTAACCCGCAATATTTAACCGACCCCTTACAGCTGCCAGAGGTGACCTATGATTTTAGTGTGAATGTGAATCCATTAGGGCCTCCGCCTTGGCTGGGGGAGAAGTGGGGAGATCTTTTCGAGCTGATCACGATTTATCCAGATCCCCATGTTGAAGATCTCCGTCATACGATCGCTTTACAAGAGGGGATTTCGGAAAAACAAATTCTGGTAGGGAATGGTGCGTCGGAGCTGCTTACATTATTAGGGCAGGAGTTTGCCGGCAAGCGTCTATTGATTGTTGAACCGACTTTTGTTGAATATCGAATGATTGCTGAGATGAATGGTTGTATAGTAGAGTCTATTTTTCTAACCGAGTCGGAAGGGTGGCAACTGCCTTTAGAACGGCTCAAATCTAAGCTTACTGGTGTAGACCTTGTGATGGTCTGCAATCCAAATAACCCTACAGGCGTTGCCTACAAACAAAGTAAGTTAGTCGAATTGTTGAATGAGCTTGAAAAGAGAGAAGTCTCTCTTCTAATCGATGAAGCGTTTTATGATTTTGTTCAAAACGAGCCGTCCCTAATTCAGCAAATAAACAAGTCATCTCACCTTATCATTTTGCGTTCACTGACGAAGATGTACTCCATCCCAGGATTAAGGGTCGGTTATCTTGCTGGATCGGAAGCGATGGTTCAAAAATTAGCGTCCTATCAGCCGACATGGAGTGTAAATGCTTTGGCTCAACACATTGCTAAGGGATGTATCAAGGATCATTCCTTCCGTCAACAAACAAGAGACTTGATTCAAGCTGAGCGAGAGCGAATTTTCCCTAGGCTTCAGGAGCTTGCTTTTACTGTCTCGAAAAGCGATGTAAACTACTATTTATTAGGGGGATATCCTTCTTTAAGTGATACCTTGCTGCCTTTTCTGTTGAAAAATCGATTGGCTGTTCGCCATACAAATAATTTCCCGGGGCTAGATGGCAAATTTGTACGAGTAGCTGTTCGCACACAAAAGGACAATGACTACTTGCTTGAACTCCTAAAAAGGTGGGTGCAAACATGA
- a CDS encoding CynX/NimT family MFS transporter: protein MGTKPQLNTKKALSIIGIIFVAFNLRPAITSVGPLISSIMKDIGISNAAAGFITTLPLLSFAVFSLLAPKLGYRFGYERMVFIGLLTLITGIVIRFISLTFTLFAGTALIGIGIAISNVLLPGIVKGKYPQKVGLMTAVYTTCMSVFSAIGTGLSIPLAKNLGLGWEKTLLCWASLALLAAVAWLPQLRKPSKFNDVKTSTLQGNSIWRSKIAWQVTIFMGLQSFLFYSMIAWLPEILNGRGLSISTAGWMVSIMQLTGLPITFLTPVLAARFHSQRGIVGLIGFLYTAGLLGVLSGSSIGVLTVSVMLMGIGQAASISLALTLLGLRTANAQQSAALSGMSQSVGYSLAAVGPVLIGILLDVTASVTVPLLLFIAIIIVMVTAGLGAGRNQTVFNENRAYD, encoded by the coding sequence ATGGGAACAAAACCCCAGCTTAATACAAAAAAGGCATTATCTATCATTGGTATCATTTTTGTTGCCTTTAACTTGCGTCCAGCCATAACATCTGTTGGCCCGCTAATTAGCTCGATTATGAAGGATATCGGGATTTCCAACGCTGCTGCGGGGTTCATTACAACCCTGCCACTCCTGTCGTTTGCCGTTTTCTCCTTGCTTGCCCCTAAGCTGGGTTACCGATTCGGATATGAACGAATGGTTTTTATTGGCTTATTGACATTAATAACGGGAATCGTTATCAGGTTTATCTCACTGACATTCACATTGTTTGCAGGAACTGCTTTAATTGGGATCGGGATTGCTATCTCAAATGTGTTGCTGCCTGGTATTGTGAAAGGGAAATATCCTCAAAAGGTTGGGTTGATGACAGCTGTTTATACAACATGTATGTCCGTGTTTTCAGCAATAGGAACTGGACTAAGTATTCCCTTAGCCAAAAATTTAGGTCTAGGCTGGGAAAAAACATTATTATGTTGGGCTTCGTTAGCCTTGTTAGCAGCAGTTGCATGGCTGCCCCAACTACGCAAACCATCGAAATTTAATGACGTGAAAACATCTACATTACAAGGAAATTCAATATGGCGTTCCAAAATCGCCTGGCAGGTGACCATTTTTATGGGGTTACAATCTTTTTTATTTTATTCCATGATTGCGTGGTTGCCTGAAATTCTTAATGGGCGGGGTCTAAGCATCTCAACAGCAGGTTGGATGGTATCAATCATGCAGCTAACAGGTCTTCCAATAACCTTTCTTACTCCTGTCCTTGCTGCTCGCTTCCACAGTCAAAGAGGGATTGTAGGTTTGATTGGTTTTCTTTATACTGCAGGGCTATTGGGAGTTCTGTCCGGTAGCAGCATTGGCGTGCTGACTGTCAGTGTCATGCTGATGGGAATTGGCCAGGCAGCTTCGATTAGTTTAGCCCTAACGTTACTTGGGCTTCGGACTGCCAATGCCCAGCAAAGTGCTGCATTGTCAGGAATGTCTCAATCAGTCGGGTATTCGCTTGCGGCGGTGGGCCCAGTATTGATCGGCATACTGCTGGATGTTACGGCATCCGTGACCGTACCGTTACTGTTGTTCATTGCCATTATTATTGTGATGGTGACAGCAGGTCTTGGAGCAGGGAGGAATCAGACGGTTTTTAACGAGAATAGGGCTTACGATTAG
- a CDS encoding N-acetylmuramoyl-L-alanine amidase, with protein sequence MNMRTRFITVVLSFVLIVISALTIAQPVEAAQTGEVDTQSSLNVRQAPSLNAKVIGSLLPGQRVEYIELGNGWGQITYQGELGFVSTAFLSEVAWDRIEEEKQVEEKDVKKTDEFREINPNQTETQDVERIVLDPGHGGKDPGAIGNSLQEKDVVLNIAKRVESKLLEKGYDILMTRTDDTFVTLENRAKQANTWGADLFISIHANGYHDSSAKGIETFYSAGGSKARNLADLVQEHVISKTSNLSRGVFKADYFVLRHTNMPAILAETGFVSNKEDAELLKSEDYREQIAKGIVKGIEEY encoded by the coding sequence ATGAACATGAGAACGCGTTTCATAACGGTGGTTCTTTCTTTTGTACTAATCGTTATATCTGCACTGACGATTGCCCAGCCAGTTGAAGCCGCACAAACAGGCGAAGTTGACACCCAGTCATCCTTAAATGTACGGCAAGCGCCTAGTTTGAATGCTAAGGTCATCGGAAGTCTCTTACCGGGGCAACGAGTGGAATATATTGAACTTGGAAATGGGTGGGGGCAAATCACTTACCAAGGAGAACTAGGGTTTGTGAGCACAGCCTTTCTATCAGAAGTTGCTTGGGATCGCATTGAGGAAGAAAAACAAGTAGAAGAGAAAGATGTGAAAAAAACAGACGAATTCAGGGAGATAAACCCTAATCAAACCGAAACTCAGGACGTCGAACGCATTGTTCTAGACCCTGGTCATGGAGGCAAAGATCCCGGTGCCATCGGGAACTCTCTTCAGGAAAAAGACGTCGTTCTGAACATTGCTAAGCGCGTTGAGTCTAAACTACTTGAAAAAGGTTATGATATTTTAATGACGCGGACAGATGATACCTTTGTTACCCTTGAAAATCGTGCAAAACAAGCCAATACCTGGGGGGCTGATCTTTTTATTAGTATTCATGCCAACGGGTACCATGACTCCAGTGCTAAAGGTATTGAAACCTTTTATAGTGCAGGGGGTTCAAAAGCAAGAAACCTTGCAGACTTAGTCCAGGAACACGTTATCTCTAAAACTAGCAACCTGAGCCGCGGGGTGTTTAAAGCAGATTACTTTGTTTTGCGTCATACTAATATGCCAGCGATTCTTGCAGAAACTGGGTTTGTCTCGAATAAAGAGGATGCCGAGTTGTTAAAAAGCGAAGATTATCGCGAGCAAATAGCGAAGGGCATTGTCAAGGGCATAGAGGAGTATTAG
- a CDS encoding adenosylcobinamide amidohydrolase, with protein MGGGFGWYRNFVNYHVDKSFNCDSPSPFMIEKCQQWGLAEHDTLAMMTAAHLPDYSERFFQGDGVSILILVTAGLGNAVDVVHGTKRVAEHQPGTVNTWIFVDGHLSEQAFIQGIVTATEAKTQAFSRCEIKDPLTNTAATGTSTDSIMIASTQTGIQLEYAGPITFLGSKVGQMVYEATKEAIKRYLERMKP; from the coding sequence ATGGGAGGGGGATTTGGCTGGTATCGGAACTTTGTTAACTATCATGTTGATAAAAGCTTTAATTGTGATTCCCCTTCCCCATTCATGATAGAAAAATGTCAGCAGTGGGGGCTGGCTGAGCATGACACCTTAGCGATGATGACAGCAGCCCACCTACCGGATTATTCGGAACGATTTTTCCAGGGAGACGGTGTCTCTATCTTGATTTTAGTTACAGCTGGGTTAGGTAATGCAGTAGATGTTGTTCACGGGACTAAACGAGTAGCGGAGCATCAGCCTGGGACGGTTAATACATGGATTTTCGTTGATGGTCACCTCTCTGAGCAAGCATTTATTCAAGGAATTGTAACGGCGACGGAAGCGAAGACGCAAGCTTTTTCGAGATGTGAAATTAAAGATCCACTGACAAATACTGCAGCTACAGGAACGTCTACAGACAGTATTATGATTGCGAGTACTCAAACAGGGATACAGCTAGAATATGCGGGGCCGATTACCTTTCTCGGGAGCAAGGTTGGGCAGATGGTTTATGAAGCTACGAAGGAAGCCATTAAACGCTATTTGGAAAGAATGAAGCCCTGA
- the cbiB gene encoding adenosylcobinamide-phosphate synthase CbiB — MEHLIALTAALLLDLWLGDPRWLPHPVRMMGSVIHFLENRLNKGRFRRFKGVTMVLMVCSFVFVITWSVTAISYHVHILLGVAVECFFIWTTIALRGLKEASMDVYTPLIQSDYTQARHHLSMIVGRDTDNLDEPEVARGAIETVAENTSDGITAPLFFAFLGGAPLAMLYRAVNTCDSMVGYRHERFYHFGWASARLDDVLNWIPARLTSMLLLLLEKTPFQTKREAIALLFHHSKRHPSPNSGWGEAAFAILMGIQLGGENRYFGEVSTRPTIGVPYKEIGAEHIKAAHHFMVRATVYIILLLWIGGAVIEVAVTWG, encoded by the coding sequence ATCGAGCATCTCATTGCCTTAACTGCAGCGCTTTTACTAGATTTATGGCTTGGGGATCCGCGTTGGCTCCCACATCCCGTCCGCATGATGGGAAGCGTGATTCATTTTCTTGAAAACAGATTGAATAAAGGGAGATTTCGCCGCTTCAAAGGGGTGACTATGGTTCTCATGGTCTGCAGTTTTGTTTTCGTGATTACATGGTCTGTTACTGCAATTAGCTATCACGTTCACATCTTGCTCGGTGTGGCCGTGGAGTGCTTTTTTATTTGGACGACGATCGCATTAAGGGGGTTGAAGGAAGCGTCGATGGACGTATATACACCGTTAATACAGTCTGACTATACTCAAGCACGCCATCATTTATCCATGATTGTTGGGAGGGATACCGACAATTTAGATGAACCTGAGGTGGCGAGAGGTGCGATTGAAACAGTTGCTGAAAATACAAGTGACGGCATTACAGCACCCCTTTTCTTCGCTTTTTTAGGCGGTGCGCCTCTGGCTATGCTTTATCGTGCCGTGAATACGTGTGACTCGATGGTCGGGTACCGACATGAGCGATTCTACCATTTTGGCTGGGCTTCGGCTCGATTGGACGATGTGCTGAATTGGATTCCGGCCCGGCTGACATCGATGTTACTTTTATTACTAGAGAAAACTCCTTTTCAAACGAAAAGAGAAGCGATTGCTTTATTATTCCATCATTCAAAGCGTCATCCGAGTCCTAATAGTGGCTGGGGTGAAGCAGCTTTTGCTATTTTAATGGGGATTCAGTTAGGTGGTGAAAATCGGTATTTCGGCGAAGTATCCACGCGTCCTACGATTGGGGTTCCCTATAAGGAGATCGGCGCTGAGCATATTAAAGCGGCCCATCACTTTATGGTAAGAGCTACAGTTTATATTATTTTATTGTTATGGATAGGAGGTGCAGTCATTGAAGTGGCCGTCACATGGGGCTAA
- a CDS encoding aldehyde dehydrogenase family protein has product MESFTENFNKNYLDGKWVDGDTGETHNILNPYDDSIIATVQLASLQQLKSTYEVAEVRQKDWAHSSVEDRKEILRKAAEFLQNNRDEIIRIANLETGGTLLKVELELNLAIDVLKETFDYMDTIDEVKEVHATIDGKKNKIYRQPLGVISSISPFNFPLNLSMRSIAPAIALGNTVVHKADLQVGLTGGSIIARAFDYAGLPGGVFQSVLTTPEKIGDEMLENPVVQLVAFTGSTGFGKHIGEIAGKNLKRVALELGGNNPFIVLQDANIERAVDAAVFGKFMHQGQICMCINRMIVHQDVYEKFTDKFVERASQLPYGDQTDPDTVIGPLINKKQVEKVLEVIEKAEKAGVNVALKGKREGNVLTPHIFVDVDNSDDIAQTELFSPVVSIIKADSDDHAIELANDTIYGLTSALFTSDLEKGEAYSLKIDSGMTHVNDQTVNDAANVPFGGNKQSGLGRFGNPWVIDEFTKLKWVSVQEEYRKFPF; this is encoded by the coding sequence ATGGAAAGTTTTACAGAGAACTTCAATAAGAACTATTTAGACGGAAAATGGGTAGATGGGGATACAGGAGAAACCCATAATATTTTGAATCCATATGATGATTCAATCATAGCAACGGTTCAATTAGCCTCCTTACAACAATTAAAAAGCACCTATGAAGTTGCTGAAGTTCGGCAAAAAGATTGGGCCCACTCCTCTGTTGAGGATCGAAAAGAAATCCTTCGTAAGGCTGCTGAATTTTTGCAAAATAATCGTGATGAAATTATTCGTATCGCAAATTTAGAAACAGGTGGGACATTACTTAAAGTCGAGTTGGAATTAAATCTTGCTATTGATGTATTAAAAGAAACGTTCGACTATATGGATACCATTGACGAGGTGAAGGAAGTTCATGCGACGATTGATGGGAAAAAGAACAAAATTTATCGACAGCCATTAGGTGTGATTTCATCTATTTCCCCATTTAACTTTCCGTTGAATTTGTCGATGCGATCCATTGCACCAGCCATTGCACTAGGCAATACAGTTGTTCATAAGGCAGATTTGCAAGTAGGCTTAACAGGTGGATCAATTATTGCACGTGCATTTGATTACGCTGGATTGCCGGGCGGTGTATTCCAATCTGTTTTAACAACACCAGAAAAAATTGGTGATGAAATGCTTGAGAATCCAGTCGTACAATTAGTTGCTTTTACGGGTTCGACTGGGTTTGGGAAACATATTGGAGAAATTGCCGGAAAAAACTTAAAGCGGGTAGCATTAGAGCTTGGTGGTAATAATCCGTTCATAGTTTTACAGGATGCAAATATTGAAAGAGCCGTTGATGCGGCGGTGTTTGGTAAATTCATGCACCAAGGACAAATATGTATGTGTATTAATCGAATGATTGTCCATCAAGATGTGTACGAGAAATTTACGGATAAATTTGTTGAACGTGCATCCCAACTGCCATATGGTGACCAAACTGACCCCGATACAGTCATTGGGCCGTTAATTAATAAAAAGCAAGTGGAGAAAGTATTGGAAGTCATTGAAAAGGCGGAGAAAGCCGGAGTGAATGTTGCCCTGAAAGGAAAACGAGAAGGAAATGTGCTCACACCGCATATTTTTGTCGATGTAGATAATTCAGATGACATCGCACAGACTGAACTGTTCTCACCAGTTGTATCGATCATAAAGGCAGATTCCGATGATCATGCCATTGAATTAGCAAACGATACCATTTACGGGCTTACTTCCGCGCTATTCACATCCGACTTAGAAAAGGGAGAAGCATATAGCTTGAAGATAGATAGTGGGATGACGCATGTTAACGACCAAACGGTAAATGATGCAGCCAATGTTCCGTTTGGCGGGAACAAACAAAGTGGCCTAGGTCGATTTGGAAATCCATGGGTGATTGATGAATTTACTAAATTGAAGTGGGTATCGGTCCAGGAAGAATACCGAAAATTCCCATTTTAG
- a CDS encoding ABC transporter substrate-binding protein, with amino-acid sequence MKRLSNYIFMLLMTIGLLVGCASNEGSSQPEENQNEKGTNSEEAQGQASTYPLTVEDSTGNEVVLEEDPERIVSLIPSNTEIVFALGAGEEVVGVSDNDNYPEQVNEIDKVGGMQINTEKVLSLKPDLVLAHGSSAHNFQAAIDQIRNAGIPVYVVKNASDFKGVYETIQSVGKLVDEQEKAESIVTGMKEKLKGIKEKASDIKDPKSVFVEVSPAPEIYTTGTGTFMNQMLQAINAENAAAGQEGWVKMNEEAIINLQPDVIITTYGYYTEKPVEKVLSREGWEEVPAIEKKQVYDVHSDLVTRAGPRLIEGVERLAEAVYPETFGDE; translated from the coding sequence TTGAAACGACTATCGAATTACATATTTATGCTTCTAATGACGATTGGATTGCTAGTAGGCTGTGCAAGCAATGAGGGATCGAGTCAACCAGAGGAAAACCAGAATGAGAAAGGTACTAATTCAGAAGAAGCGCAAGGACAGGCATCGACTTATCCTCTGACTGTGGAGGATTCTACAGGGAACGAGGTTGTCCTAGAGGAAGACCCTGAAAGAATTGTATCTCTTATTCCAAGTAATACAGAGATTGTGTTTGCCCTTGGTGCAGGGGAAGAGGTTGTAGGGGTCTCTGACAATGATAATTACCCTGAGCAGGTGAATGAGATTGATAAGGTTGGCGGGATGCAAATTAATACGGAGAAAGTTCTATCATTAAAGCCTGATCTCGTGCTTGCACACGGTTCAAGTGCTCATAATTTCCAGGCAGCGATTGATCAAATCAGAAATGCTGGGATTCCAGTTTATGTGGTTAAGAATGCTTCCGATTTTAAAGGCGTTTATGAAACGATTCAATCAGTTGGTAAATTGGTAGATGAGCAGGAAAAAGCCGAGAGCATCGTAACAGGGATGAAAGAGAAACTTAAAGGAATTAAAGAAAAAGCATCTGACATCAAAGATCCTAAAAGTGTATTTGTAGAAGTGTCTCCGGCTCCGGAAATTTATACAACTGGAACGGGTACATTCATGAATCAAATGCTCCAAGCGATCAACGCCGAGAATGCTGCTGCTGGCCAAGAAGGATGGGTGAAAATGAATGAAGAGGCTATTATTAACTTACAGCCAGATGTCATCATTACGACCTATGGCTATTACACAGAGAAACCTGTAGAAAAAGTGCTTTCTAGAGAAGGTTGGGAAGAAGTACCCGCAATCGAAAAGAAACAGGTCTATGATGTTCACTCTGATCTTGTTACACGTGCGGGTCCGCGCTTGATTGAAGGGGTAGAGCGGTTGGCTGAAGCTGTTTATCCGGAAACGTTCGGTGATGAATAA
- a CDS encoding bifunctional adenosylcobinamide kinase/adenosylcobinamide-phosphate guanylyltransferase, translating to MMIFVCGGVRSGKTSYAESCMLQSNLPHLHYVATGVVTDSEMLDRVTRHKKDRKQSKGSWQTWEQPTAIDQLSFTAEDAILIDCLTTWVTNEMMAEEYVPPDDMVTFLMKQLDRLITGAGEVYIVSNDLDRDLPSPYKMVRDYLYILNSIHRYVVRKADEAIEMVFGRPFFHKGVEA from the coding sequence ATGATGATCTTTGTCTGTGGAGGTGTAAGAAGTGGGAAGACGAGTTATGCAGAGAGCTGTATGTTGCAATCGAATCTGCCACACCTCCACTATGTGGCAACGGGGGTGGTGACAGATTCAGAAATGCTAGACCGTGTAACCCGCCACAAAAAGGACCGCAAGCAAAGTAAAGGGTCATGGCAAACATGGGAACAGCCGACAGCCATTGATCAGCTTTCATTTACAGCGGAAGATGCTATCCTGATCGACTGTTTAACTACATGGGTCACGAATGAAATGATGGCCGAGGAGTATGTGCCTCCGGATGATATGGTTACTTTTCTCATGAAACAGCTGGACCGTCTAATCACAGGTGCCGGGGAAGTATATATTGTTTCTAATGACCTTGACCGTGATCTGCCTTCACCTTATAAAATGGTTCGTGACTATCTATACATTCTTAATTCCATACATAGATACGTTGTGAGGAAAGCAGATGAGGCGATTGAAATGGTATTTGGCCGGCCATTTTTTCATAAGGGGGTAGAAGCATGA